A region from the Geobacillus vulcani PSS1 genome encodes:
- a CDS encoding MFS transporter, with translation MDWKRSVRILWLCNFMVSAGMTMVIPFLSLFLWQMGVTEHHALSMWTGLVFSATFLSAAIMAPIWGMFADRYGQRANLIRAGIGMGLITACMALATSPTALLVLRFLVGFFSGFITVSFSYLARVVPKDHSGEALGTLQTGSIAGNIIGPLIGGALSDLFGFRPVFLVTGLCILLTLLPVIFWLEKDPVVPQTKENKASFKDVFEHRPLIILFVATFLVQIAVLGVNSMMTIFVQSLVGHTSNLAFLSGLASSITGIATIIGAPYLGKLGDRIGQEKTLPILLVLSGLFALPQVWTDHIYALYVWRFLQGLVVGGVWPALQALINAQSPRRIQGRVFGVTASSRFLGNLTGPTAAGAIAGLFSIASIFALSGLLLIATGALVGYAHRPATNTWREGMKEKLAAWTHRLHSRH, from the coding sequence ATGGACTGGAAGCGAAGCGTCCGCATTTTATGGCTGTGCAATTTTATGGTGTCGGCCGGAATGACGATGGTCATTCCCTTTTTGTCGCTTTTCTTATGGCAAATGGGTGTCACTGAGCATCATGCCTTAAGCATGTGGACCGGGCTTGTCTTTTCCGCCACCTTCTTATCGGCAGCCATCATGGCGCCGATCTGGGGAATGTTTGCGGATCGATATGGTCAACGCGCCAATTTGATTCGCGCCGGAATCGGCATGGGTTTGATCACCGCCTGCATGGCGTTGGCCACTTCGCCCACGGCGCTGCTTGTGCTTCGGTTTCTTGTCGGCTTTTTCTCCGGCTTCATCACCGTCTCGTTTTCCTATTTGGCCCGCGTCGTTCCGAAAGACCATAGCGGTGAGGCGCTCGGAACGCTGCAAACCGGCAGCATCGCCGGAAACATTATCGGGCCGCTCATCGGCGGCGCTTTGTCCGACTTGTTCGGCTTCCGCCCGGTGTTTTTAGTGACCGGGCTTTGCATTTTGCTTACCCTCTTGCCCGTCATCTTTTGGCTCGAAAAAGACCCAGTCGTGCCACAGACGAAAGAAAACAAGGCGAGCTTCAAAGACGTGTTCGAACACCGGCCGCTCATCATCTTGTTTGTCGCTACGTTTCTCGTGCAAATCGCCGTTCTCGGCGTCAACTCGATGATGACGATTTTTGTCCAATCGTTGGTCGGCCACACTAGCAATCTCGCCTTTTTATCCGGCCTAGCCTCATCGATCACCGGCATCGCCACGATCATCGGCGCGCCGTATTTAGGGAAGCTCGGCGACCGGATCGGGCAAGAGAAAACATTGCCGATTTTGCTTGTTCTCTCCGGCTTGTTCGCCTTGCCGCAAGTCTGGACAGACCACATTTACGCCTTGTACGTATGGCGCTTCTTACAAGGGCTGGTCGTCGGCGGCGTATGGCCTGCCCTTCAGGCGCTCATCAACGCGCAAAGCCCGCGCCGCATTCAAGGGCGGGTGTTCGGCGTCACCGCCAGCAGCCGCTTCCTCGGCAACTTGACCGGCCCGACGGCCGCGGGCGCCATCGCCGGCCTGTTTTCCATCGCTTCGATTTTCGCCTTGTCCGGTCTCTTGTTGATCGCCACCGGCGCCTTGGTCGGCTATGCCCACCGCCCTGCAACCAACACATGGCGTGAAGGGATGAAAGAAAAACTCGCCGCGTGGACGCATCGCCTTCATAGTCGGCACTAA
- a CDS encoding DmpA family aminopeptidase — translation MRQKLRNLGFSIGTLPTGKRNQITDVSGVRVGHVTIREERDERTVVRTGVTAVLPHGGNWFLEKVPAACFVLNGFGKTVGLMQVEELGTIESPIMLTSTFSVGAVWQGTLEYMMEMTPEIGDTAGSVNIVVGECNDSYLNAARALAVTKAHAKQAIAEARVDMEEGAVGAGTGMMCFGWKGGVGSSSRIAGGMYTVGTLVVSNFGRREELRFVPYVPPSFDERDVPPGSIMMIVATNAPLDARQLKRLAKRAAVGLARTGSHVHHGSGDIVIAFSTAYTIPHVADSGHQALPPLVRDDAPLMNELFQAAVEATEEAIWNSLTMAETTTGRNGRVGEAIPYSLLQRMKWAGE, via the coding sequence ATGCGCCAAAAACTTCGCAATCTCGGGTTTTCGATCGGCACGCTTCCGACAGGGAAGCGGAATCAAATTACGGATGTGTCCGGCGTTCGGGTCGGGCATGTGACGATTCGTGAAGAGCGGGATGAACGGACGGTGGTCCGCACTGGGGTGACGGCGGTGCTGCCGCATGGGGGGAATTGGTTTTTAGAGAAGGTGCCGGCGGCGTGCTTTGTCCTGAACGGGTTCGGGAAAACGGTGGGGCTCATGCAAGTCGAGGAGCTGGGGACGATCGAGTCGCCGATTATGCTGACGAGTACGTTCAGTGTCGGCGCTGTCTGGCAAGGGACGCTTGAGTATATGATGGAGATGACGCCGGAGATTGGCGACACGGCCGGGTCTGTCAACATCGTGGTCGGGGAGTGCAATGACAGCTATTTGAACGCGGCGCGGGCGCTGGCGGTGACGAAGGCGCATGCGAAACAGGCGATTGCCGAAGCGCGGGTGGATATGGAAGAAGGAGCGGTTGGCGCGGGGACGGGCATGATGTGCTTCGGTTGGAAAGGAGGAGTCGGCAGTTCATCGCGGATCGCGGGCGGGATGTATACGGTCGGGACGCTTGTCGTGAGCAATTTTGGGCGGCGCGAAGAGCTGCGGTTTGTGCCGTATGTGCCGCCGTCGTTTGATGAGCGGGACGTGCCGCCTGGGTCGATTATGATGATCGTGGCGACCAATGCGCCGCTTGATGCGCGGCAATTGAAGCGGTTGGCGAAGCGGGCGGCGGTGGGGCTGGCGCGGACGGGGAGTCATGTTCATCACGGCAGCGGCGATATCGTCATTGCCTTTTCCACGGCATACACGATTCCGCATGTTGCCGATTCCGGGCATCAGGCGCTGCCGCCGCTTGTCCGCGATGATGCGCCGCTCATGAACGAGCTGTTTCAAGCGGCTGTTGAGGCGACAGAGGAAGCGATTTGGAACTCATTGACGATGGCGGAAACGACGACTGGGCGGAACGGGCGCGTTGGAGAGGCGATTCCGTATTCGCTGCTTCAGCGGATGAAATGGGCGGGGGAATAG
- a CDS encoding RpnC/YadD family protein — protein sequence MAIDHDRLFKELIRTFFEEFLLLFFPDMHEHIDFHHLSFLSEELFTDVTAGEKYRVDLLVETKLKGEDGLIIVHVETQGYVQPSFAERMFLYFSRLYETYRTRIVPIAVFHYDSLREEPSVFSMEFPFGEVLQFRFFPVALRKKQWREYIRHDNPVAAALLSQKGYTEREKVELKKEFLRMLVRLELDEARQRLLLGFFETYVKLTEEEEQQLQSEVKAMETKEREKVLELIISYEQKGKREGLEEGVKRGLEQGMKQGMEQGMKQGMKRLIQTMAQKGMTAAEIARLVDLSEEEVRNLLSE from the coding sequence ATGGCGATTGACCATGATCGGCTGTTCAAAGAGCTGATCCGCACGTTTTTCGAAGAGTTTCTGCTCCTCTTTTTCCCCGACATGCACGAGCATATCGATTTCCACCATCTGTCCTTTTTATCCGAAGAGCTGTTTACCGATGTGACGGCCGGCGAAAAGTACCGCGTTGATTTGCTGGTCGAGACGAAGTTGAAAGGCGAAGACGGGCTGATCATCGTGCACGTGGAAACGCAAGGGTATGTCCAGCCGTCGTTTGCCGAGCGCATGTTCCTCTATTTCAGCCGCTTGTATGAAACCTACCGGACCCGCATCGTTCCGATCGCCGTCTTCCACTATGATTCCCTCCGCGAGGAACCGTCTGTGTTTTCGATGGAATTTCCGTTTGGCGAAGTGCTGCAGTTTCGCTTTTTTCCGGTGGCGCTGCGGAAGAAGCAGTGGCGGGAGTACATCCGGCACGACAACCCGGTTGCAGCTGCGTTGCTCAGTCAAAAGGGGTATACTGAAAGAGAGAAGGTGGAGCTGAAAAAAGAGTTTTTGCGCATGTTGGTGCGGTTGGAGCTCGATGAGGCGAGGCAGCGGCTGCTGCTTGGGTTTTTTGAGACGTACGTGAAGTTGACGGAGGAAGAGGAACAACAGCTGCAAAGCGAGGTGAAGGCGATGGAAACGAAAGAACGAGAGAAAGTGCTGGAGCTGATCATCTCCTACGAGCAAAAAGGGAAGAGAGAAGGGTTGGAAGAAGGGGTAAAACGCGGCCTTGAGCAAGGGATGAAGCAAGGAATGGAACAAGGCATGAAACAGGGAATGAAGCGGCTTATTCAGACGATGGCGCAAAAAGGGATGACGGCCGCCGAGATAGCCCGGTTGGTGGATCTTTCTGAAGAAGAGGTTCGAAATTTGCTGAGCGAGTAA